A window of Saimiri boliviensis isolate mSaiBol1 chromosome 1, mSaiBol1.pri, whole genome shotgun sequence genomic DNA:
TACAGTTCTCTATCATCTGCCAGTAGAAGTAATTTCTAGTTTATAAAATTGGCAATCTTCCAAAAATCGACTAATCTGTAATGTAGAACAAACTAGCATCTTGGCCTTCTGACTCCCAGGTTAGGGATTTCCACAATATCCCAGTGTAATACATGATAAACTACTCTGTTGGAAAGATGCAGACATAATGCACACACAGTGCCTCTTCCTGTTTTAAACACTGGCATTTGAAACATAAGAAAGTGCGTTGCAGTGGAGACTTGGCCTCTAGTCAAGGCTTTGCCCTAACAAGCTGTGACACCTTGAATAAGTTATTTAACTCTTTATCAACTTTCTTATCTATAAATATACACTAGCTTACATTTCTACCTATATTGTAGAATTATCAATAGCACTTAATAACATCTCAAGGAAAAGTGGGACTAATAAAATTTGTACCTCCTCCATAACCTTGACACAGCCCACCTCTGCTCTTTGCCAAGGAAAGCCCAAAGCTTTCTCAGATTAATGACAATGAAATTCACTGCCATTGTGCCACTCTGCAATACTTGCTGATTGACATTATGACAAAACAATATTAGCATAAACTGAGGACTTCTGTTTAGCTAATGACTTAAATTGAATACTTCAACTCAGCAAATCAAGAAACAAATGCTTTACAGTACTGAAAATGATGTCTGTGAACATGCATGGAATTCTTGAAACTGGAAACTGCCAAAAAGATTTAATTAAGTACAAGAATAAATTCTAGCAGAAAggtaatacaatttttaaaaagcagttttagaTCAATTTAAGCAatacaaatgttaaataaaataataatttgccaAATTTGAAACCAGTTCTCATATTATAACCAATGCTACAATTTAATACAGACTGCTTCACAAATatgttgcttttatttaaaagttttaaaaaaaatcttcaagttaaatatgtataaatctgTTACTGTTTACATGAGCGTTTCTTAAGTAATTTCTTATCTGTAATAGTCCTTTGAAGACTTAGCAAAATTGTGAAAACAtcagttttattattgttttcagttataaatgagcaatttcatttttgtaatcaaataaatgaaaacaagaaatgttctataataaagaaatattttctatcctTAATGACTGCATtgtataaaaagtaaataaaaagacagatggtaatttataaagaggctATCAGCTTTAGCTTAGAAGTACTATACTCGATTGGCATTGAGGTGTAAATAGTAGTCCTATTTCAGTtgagtattttctatttctgtaatttgCAAAGTCatactggtttttatttttatttatttatttatttatttatttattttttaaagaagaggaagaaagagaaagaggaagagggagagaggatgggggtattgctttattgcccgggctagaatgcaatctaaatatgggtatgcctataattgtccttaataatggagatataaaagaaaatgagggaagagaataacaaacaaggagtcaaccaagatttcttttaaacttctaagttgatatgatgtggtactgataagagtgtatattttgtatatttaaagtggagagttctataaatgttaattacatttacttgttccagatctgagttcaagtcctgaatatcgttgttaattttctgtctcattgatctgtctaatattaatgttgaagtctcccactattattatgtgggagtctaagtctctttataagtcttgtatgtctacgtattcctgtattgggtgcgtatatatttaggatctttagctcttcttgttgttgcattgatccttttatcattatataatgtccttctttgcttcttttgatctttgttgcttaattgtaacttctgctttttatttatttattttagctctctgtttggttggtaaatctttctccatcccttgtttggagtccttgtgtatccttgaatgtgagatgggtctggatgcagcatactgatgggttttagttttttattcaaattgcctgtctttggattgggggatttagtcaatttaaatttagaattaataataatatatgtgagtttaatactgccatttaatattagctggctattttgtccattagttgatgtaaattcttcattatattgatgctctttttgataatttttttagaaaggctggtTTTTAAATCAGATACATGCATGAGAAAGTGCCTACTCACCTGGTGTTAAATAATAGAATTACTTGATCACAAAGAAATCTAGCTATACTCCTGAGCAACCTTCCCTTTTTAATgctgattcagaaaaaaaaaaaaaattagtacctcaaaaagaacttttcttttttgaagccTTCCTCAGATAACTAAacagaatttttttgaaaaaccagcaaGAACTTCTGTTTCTAATGAAGGCCTAGGTAATTcagacaaactttttttttgagggccgggggacagggtctccctctgtcgcccaggctggaatgcagcggtgcaatcacagctcactgcagcgtccaactcctgggcttaagcaatcctcctaccacaGCTTCCCAAGCAAGTAGTTAAAACCaatacatgtgcacaccaccatacctagctttttcttttcttttcttttgtagagttgggggtctcactatgttgctcagactggtcttgggttcctggcctcaagcaatccttccactttagtttatgaaagtgctgggattacagcactgtacctggcctcaggTGAACCCACTtagagaagaaaactaaagctaaaaatgttaaatgaaatatgcaaaacatttcagaaaaaaagacaataaaatatgaGGAATTGCTAGGCCAAGATTTAGTGAGGTATTCAAGCAAGGCACTCAAAGATACTGAGGGCTTTTGCTGATTTTAAGGAAGGAGCTAGAATACAGTACTGTGGTTTCTGAAGCACAGaggacaaaaagataaaaaaaaaaaaaaaaaaaaaaagtcatggccAAAGCCTAATCTCTCATAGGATGAAAAAGTTAAGGGCTTCACACATCAGAAGCAAAACTAAATGTACATGTAGCCCTTTACTTCATTGGACTATCTAGAGTCCCTCAAACATAGACATTGGATTAGAGTAGTCCTTAATGAATAATATACCCAGGCACTTGGAAGAAGTTAAACAGAAATTCTTTCTGGGGGAAGATATTCTGGCTTTTACCACatattttttctacaaataaCTTTTCAAATGCAATTTAAAAGCATATAGTGAATGATAAGCTtgcaacagaaaactaaaaagcacaagagaaagaaatagcaaaaaaacaacaacagaaacagacccacaaaGACTTCAGATATGGAATAATCAAACATAGGTAATAAATGTCATTGCCACattcaaagacaaaagaaaaccttTAAACCATAAAAACAAGTCATAGCAGTCTGGAATAGTTAAAAAGTCTATTaactggaaaaaatacaaaaatttttaatacaataCTGGTCATGTTTAACAACATATTGGATACAGAagtgttgggaacccaggctaagctgatgctattggaacaaaaggttgcatcagccctccccgccaaaagcatgccccgggcgtggtggcgggccaccaatggaggacctgatcacgggcaagacaggcctcagggccaccaatggaggacctgatcacgggcaagacatgcctcagggccaccaatggaggacctgatcacgcacagaacatgcatggctgcaccaatggggtagctgatcatgagctaaacactcgtctcccagcctatcagaactacttcccctttcccctctctaccctctcccctccctatataaggaacccattttgaaataaactttgcagcttgatcagaacttttgtcttgctgccattcttcgcgcctcttgtcccatccctttctcatccacgacaggcttgctcgggttcctgtttgttgctctgcgggacagagcaaGTGGCGCCCAGACGTGGGGCTCGATGCCGGCCTCCGTGGACCGCCGTCCCCTGTAACCGGTTCCCTGCACGGCCGTCCCGATTAACCGATTCCCCGCACGGAGCACCGCGGACCACCCGACCGCGAGCCGACTCCTGGAGTTCGTTCCTCATTTCGACGGCGGCATTACTCAGGTAAGACCCAatcatgggacaagcatcttcacacagtgaaaatgatctctttataagtcagttaaaggaatctctcaaggtgcgtagaattcgggttcgcaagaaagaccttgtctccttttttagtttcatttttaaaacatgtccatggttcccccaggaagggtctattgactcccgtgtttggggacgtgttggtgattgtctgaacgactattaccgtgtttttggtcctgagactattccgatcaccacttttaattattataatttaataagggacgtccttactaatcagggcgactcccctgacattcaacgcctctgcaaggagggtcacaaaattcttattagccactcccgacctccatctagacaagcccctgtaacaattaccacctctgaaaaggcctcctctcgccctccctctagggccccttctacctgcccctcggttgcaattgacattggttcagatgatacagggcagtcttcactgtaccccaaccttgcaacccttacggacccccccattcaaagtcctcattctcgggcgcatactccgccccaacatttgcccttgcttgctaattctaaaaccttccataactcgggtagtcaggatgatcaactagatcccgccgatcaagcagatctggaagaggcagctgcccaatataacaacCCTGATTGGCCCCAATTAACTAACACCCCGGCATTGCCACCTTTTCCGGCCACCGCCCTATGTTTCTACAGCAGTGCCCCCAGTGGCAGTTGCGGCTCCTGTTTTGCATGCCCCTACTTCAGGCGTTCCTGGTTCCCCCACGGCCCCAAACTTGCCCGGTGTAGCCCTAGCCAAACCCTCCGGTCCCATTGATGAGACTGTTTCTCTTCTTGATGGGGTTAAAACCTTAGTCACAAAACTGTCCGATTTGGCCCTTCTACCTCCCGcgggagttatggcttttcccGTTACCAGAAGTCAGGGACAGGTTAGCTCCAATACCACGGGCCGAGCGTCTCctcaccctgacacacacaccatccctgaggaggaggaagcagactccGGAGAATCTgactcagaggatgaggaggaggaaagctcAGAGCCCACTGAGCCTACCTACACCCATTCCTATAAGCGGCTAAATCTAAAgaccatagaaaaaattaaaactgctgttgCTAACTATGGTCCTACTGCCCCCTTTACCGTGGCCCTTGTAGAGAGTCTTAGTGAAAGATGGCTTACCCCTAGTGATTGGTTTTTCTTGTCTCGTGCTGCGCTGAGCGGAGGGGACAATatcctttggaagtctgagtaTGAGGATATTTCCAAACAGTTTGCAGAGCGCAACGCGCGTAAGgcctcctccaaaggatggaCCCTTAAAAAATTCCTGGGCGCCAGCCCTTATCAGAACAATGACAAACAGGCCCAATTCCCCCCAGGGCTTTTAACCCAGATTCAGTCCGCAGGCCTAAAAGCCTGGAAGCGACTCCCTCAAAAGGGAGCAGCTACTACTTCCCTTGCAAAGATTAGACAAGGCCCCGATGAgtcatacagtgattttgtaagccGCCTCCAGGAGACGGCAGATCGCCTttttggctccggggaaagtgagagctcctttgtaaaacacctagcctatgaaaacgctaaccccgcttgccaaagtgcaattcggccttttaggcagaaggagcttTGCGACTATGTTCGCCTCTGCTCTGGTATTGGCTCTGCCCATGCTGTTGGCCTAGCCATAGGAGCTGCCCTCCAAAATCTTGCCCTCGCGCaactgcctggagcccaggcccgCCTTTGCTATAATTGTCACCAACCCGGCCATCTTTCAAGAAACTGCCCCCAAAAAATACAACCACCTACTCAACTCCCAACTCAACCTAATGCCCCACAGGCTAGccttataaaaaatttaggtcCCACAACAAAATGTCCTCGCTGCAAAAAAGGATTTCACTGGGCTTCAGAATGCCGTTCTCGATTAGACATTAATGGACAACCCATTATTAGGCAGGGAAACTTgaacaggggccagccccagggccccactaCCGGGATGAACTCCGGGGCTTCACAGTTCACCCCCCAATACCGCCAgccaacccctgccctcccagtaaTCAACCACGCCGCTACGTCGCAGACCTCTGGCGAGCAACAGCGGGCAGtgcaggactggacctctgtaCCACCACCGACACAATACTAACCACCCAAAATAGCCCTCTGATACTTCCAGTTGGAATATATGGACCCTTACCACCCCAGACATTCGGCCTCATATTAGGCAGAGCCAGCTCTACCCTCCAAGGGATCCAAGTTCTGCCTGGCATATTGGACAATGATTTTGAGGGAGAAATCCATATCATTCTCTCTACAACTAAAGATTTAGTCACCATCCCAAAGGGCACCAGACTAGCTCAAATAGTCATTCTCCCCCTCCAACAAATTAACTCCAATTTCCATAAGCCCTACCGCGGGGCTAGTGCCCCTGGGTCTTCTGAtgcctactgggttcaacaaATTTCCCAACAACGACCtaccctggaacttaaattaAATGGTAAGCTCTTTTCTGGCATTCTTGATACAGGGGCCGATGCCACCGTTATATCTTACACTCACTGGCCGAGGAACTGGCCGTTAACAACCGTTGCTACTCACCTGCGCGGTATTGGCCAGGCCACCAACCCCCAACAAAGTGCTCAAATGCTTAAGTGGGAGGACTCTGAAGGCAATAATGGTCACATTACCCCTTATGTCCTCCCCAATCTGCCAGTCAATCTCTGGGGAAGGGACATCCTCTCTCAAATGAAACTTGTCATGTGCAGTCCCAACGATACTGTCATGACCCAAATGCTAAGCCAGGGGTATCTCCCCGGCCAAgggttgggaaaaaataatcaaggaatcACCCAGCCCATTACTATTACCCCCAAAGAAGACAAAACAGGCCTAGGATTCCACCAAAATTTACCGTAGCGGCCATTGACATTCCTGTACCCCACGCTGACaaaatttcctggaaaattacagaccctgtgtgggttgatcagtggccacttacatatgagaaaacccTCGCTGCCATTGCGTTAGTACAGGAACAGCTCGCAGCAGGACATATTGAGCCCACAAATTCTCCATGGAACACTCCtatatttatcattaagaaaaaatcaggTAGCTGGCGTCTTTTACAAGATCTGAGAGCCGTTAATAAGGTAATGGTCCCCATGGGAGCCCTTCAGCCTGGTCTTCCTTCTCCTGTAGCCATTCCCCTAAACTATCACAAAATTGTTATTGACCttaaggattgtttctttaccaTCCCCTTACACCCTGAAGACAGACCTTACTTTGCCTTTAGCGTCCCTCAAATCAACTTCCAAAGTCCTATGCCTCGTTATCAGTGGAAGGTTCTGccacagggcatggccaacagtcccacacTGTGCCAAAAATTTGTTGCTGCCGCCATTGCCCCAGTAAGATCCCAGTGGCCAGAGGCCTATAtcctccattatatggatgacatcctTCTTGCTTGTGATAGCGCCGAGGCAGCCAAGGCCTGCTATGCTCACATTATATCCTGTCTTACCTCATATGGACTAAAAATTGCTCCAGACAAGGTACAAGTGTCtgagccattttcttatttaggatttgagttacaccatcagcaagtatttactccCCGAGTCTGCTTAAAAACTGATCACTTAAAAACCCTTAACGATTTCCAAAAATTACTCGGGGACATTCAGTGGCTtcgaccctatttaaaattgcccaccagtgcccttgttccccttaacaatattctaaaagGCGATCCAAATCCTTTATCGGTTCGAGCACTGACCCCAGAGGCAAAGCAATCTCTAGCCCTCATCAACAAGGccatccaaaatcaaagtgttcaaCAAATTTCGTATAACCTTCCCCTAGTACTCCTCTTGCTCCCAACTCCCCATACACCCACCGCGGTGTTTTGGCAACCAAACGGTACAGACCCTACTAAATACGGAAGCCCCCTCCTTTGGCTCCATCTACCTGCCTCCCCATCAAAAGTCTTACTCACCTACCCCTCGCTCCTCGCCATGTTAATTATTAAGGGTCGGTACACTGGCCGCCAACTGTTTGGCAGGGACCCCCACTCTATAATCATTCCATACACCCAGGATCAATTAACCTGGCTCCTGCAAACCTCTGACGAATGGGCCATTGCATTATCCTCCTTCACAGGAGACATAGACAATCATTACCCCAGTGACcctgttatccaatttgccaagctTCACCAGTTCATATTCCCCAAGATCACAAAATCTGCCCCAATTCCTCAAGCCACGCTAGTTTTCACTGATGGATCCTCAAACGGAATTGCTGCATACGTTATTGATAATCAACCCGTCTCAATAAAATCCCCCTACCTGTCAGCTCAACTTGTTGAACTCTATGCTATTCTCCAGGTGTTCACAGTTCTAGCTCACCAACCGTTTAACTTGTACACTGACAGTGCGTATATTGCTCAATCAGTCCCTCTTTTGGAGACAGTCCCCTTTATCAAATCTTCAACCAATGCTACCCCCTTATTTTCTAAACTGCAACAGCTAATTTTAAACAGACAACACCCTTTCTTTATCGGACATCTTCGGGCCCACCTAAATCTTCCAGGACCCCTGGCTGAAGGCAATGCCTTAGCTGATGCTGCCACACAGATTTTCCCCATTATAAGTGACCCAATACATGAGGCTACTCAAGCTCACACCCTACATCACCTCAATGCACACACCCTACGATTACTCTATAAAATTACTAGAGAACAAGCCAGAGATATTGTAAAAGCTTGCAAACAATGTGTCGTAGCCACCCCTGTACCCCATCTTGGCGTGAACCCCCGTGGTTTAGTCCCCAATGccatttggcaaatggatgtcactcattttactccttttggaaaacagaggtTTGTTCATGTTACTGTTGACACATTTAGTGGTTTTATCTTAGCCACTCCCCAAACAGGTGAAGCATCAAAAAATGTTATCTCTCATGTTATCCACTGTCTTGCTACCATAGGAAAACCGCACACCATTAAAACAGACAATGGCCCAGGATATACTGGAAAAAACTTCCAAGACTTTTGCCAAAAACTCCAAATCAAACATGTTACTGGTAtaccgtacaacccccagggtcAAGGAGTAGTTGAACGAGctcatcaaacattaaaaaatgccctAAGTCGCTTAGCCCGCTCCCCCCTTGGGTTTTCTATGCAACAACCCAGAAACCTTCTTAGTCATGCcctatttcaactaaattttctacAGCTTGACAGTCAAGGTCGCTCGGCAGCTGACCGTctatggcatccccaaacttctcaGCAGCATGCTACGGTTATGTGGCGTGACCCTCTCACCAGTGTTTGGAAGGGCCCTGACCCTGTTCTCATATGGGGGCGAGGCTCAGCCTGCATATACGATCAAAAGGAGGATGGCCCCCGCTGGCTCCCTGAGCGACTAATTAGACACGTCAATGATTCAGCCCCCTTGTGTAATGGGCCAACTAATCCAAATACAGCCCCAGGGTCAGAAAACTCGCCCTGAGGAGcccccctttttctcttcttccagaaagaatgCTCTGCATCCTCATCCTCCTACTGCACCCACGCCTCTGCCCAGTCACAAAGGGAGGACTTGGAAAGCCATCCGGAGACATTTACACTGACCTCTTTGGAGCGCCATGTGACTGTAAAGGGGGGACTCAGGCCAATAATTACGCCACCCCAACTTACACTCAGGTAACAGATTGTGGGGACAAAAATGCCTATCTTACCTATGACACCAATTGGAATGGAGTATCTTCACCTAAGTGGCTTTGTGTGCGCAAGCCTCCTAGTATACCGGTCATTAATGGCCGCCCAGGCCCGTGCCCAAGCGAGTGCAGAGGCAACATTGAACCCCAGATGCACTCCTCCTGCTATTCTAGTTTCTCACAGTGTACTCTTgacaataatacttattttactgccATTCTACAAAGAACAATGAGCACCTCAGAAACCAATCCTGTCACCAGCGGCCTACAACCTCATGGGGTCCTCCAGGCCGGATGCGATGGCACGATTGGAAAATCGGTTTGTTGGAATCAGCAAGCCCCTATTCACGTCTCCGACGGTGGCGGACCCCAAGATGCTGTGAGAGAGctttatgtacaaaaacaaatagagcttATTATTCAAAGCCAATTCCCTAAGTTATCCTACCACCCCCTAGCTCGCTCAAAACCAAGAGGACCTGACATTGATGCGCAAATGCTTGACATTTTGtcagccacccaccaggccctcaatatctccaaccccagcctagcccaaaattgctggttatgcttaaatcaaggtacctccatgcccctagccttccctgtcaatatatctagttttaatgcctcacaaaataattgcacccccagcttaccctttagagtccagcccatgccttcccaagtatacccttgcttctttaaaggtgcacaaaacaacagctttgatattccggttggcgttgccaactttgtaaactgctccagtagttccaaccacagtgaggccctttgccctggcccaggccaagcttttgtttgcggcaacaacctcgcctttactgctctgcctgcaaactggacagggtcatgtgtgttagccgccctcttgccagatatagacattatttctagtgatgaccctgtccctatccctacctttgactatattGCAGGGCGGCAGAAACGAGCCGTTACACTGATTCCCCTGCTAGTAGGATTGGGTGTCTCTACAGCAGTCGCTACCGGTACAGCAGGACTCGGGGTGGCTGTTCAATCTTACACAAAACTTTCCCATCAACTTATTAACGACGTCCAAGCCTTGTCTAGCACCATTAATGACTTACAGGACCAACTAGATTCCCTAGCCGAAGTAGTCCTccaaaacagaagaggcttagacctactcactgcagaacagggaggtatctgtttggctctacaggaacgttgctgcttttatgccaacaagtcaggaattgtccgagataaaataaaaaatctacaagaagacCTCGAACAAAGACGCAAGGCACTTGCAGACaatcccttcctcaccggcctcaatggacttctcccttacctcctccccttccttggacccttattcgctatcatcctgttcttctcttttgcccCTTGGATCCTAAGACGAGTAACAGCGTTAATCAGGGATCAGCTCAATTCCCTACTGGGAAAGCCCatacaaatccactatcaccaactagcaacgcgtgat
This region includes:
- the LOC141580795 gene encoding syncytin-1-like, which translates into the protein MLCILILLLHPRLCPVTKGGLGKPSGDIYTDLFGAPCDCKGGTQANNYATPTYTQVTDCGDKNAYLTYDTNWNGVSSPKWLCVRKPPSIPVINGRPGPCPSECRGNIEPQMHSSCYSSFSQCTLDNNTYFTAILQRTMSTSETNPVTSGLQPHGVLQAGCDGTIGKSVCWNQQAPIHVSDGGGPQDAVRELYVQKQIELIIQSQFPKLSYHPLARSKPRGPDIDAQMLDILSATHQALNISNPSLAQNCWLCLNQGTSMPLAFPVNISSFNASQNNCTPSLPFRVQPMPSQVYPCFFKGAQNNSFDIPVGVANFVNCSSSSNHSEALCPGPGQAFVCGNNLAFTALPANWTGSCVLAALLPDIDIISSDDPVPIPTFDYIAGRQKRAVTLIPLLVGLGVSTAVATGTAGLGVAVQSYTKLSHQLINDVQALSSTINDLQDQLDSLAEVVLQNRRGLDLLTAEQGGICLALQERCCFYANKSGIVRDKIKNLQEDLEQRRKALADNPFLTGLNGLLPYLLPFLGPLFAIILFFSFAPWILRRVTALIRDQLNSLLGKPIQIHYHQLATRDLEYGRL